From one Candidatus Cloacimonadota bacterium genomic stretch:
- a CDS encoding T9SS type A sorting domain-containing protein, with protein MKNLILIIILVCLSTILLADPPAQYDLRDVNGENFVPDVRNQGQYGTCWAFGAFASMEGNLLMTGAWTSAGETGEPNLAERHLDWWNGFNQHNNDDIDPPTGSGLEVHMGGDYRVTTAYLSRGEGAIREIDAPYTGNATAPNRWMPDYHYYYPRDVEWFRLEDDLSNIDVIKQIIIDYGILGTCMCYDNSFISNYNHYQPPTSNLEPNHAVSIIGWDDSHVTQAPQPGAWLVRNSWGANWGNGGYFWISYYDKHSCRNIEMGAISFQNVEPMSYDKIYYHDYHGWRDTLTVATEAFNAFTAEDNETINSVNFFTAVDNVDFTVKIYADFDGTVLSNELSSKSGNYEHAGLHTVDLDTVVPLNAGDDFYVYLSLSQGGHPYDRTSDVPVLLGADYRTIVESSANPGESYYKSGNDWFDFYDYNDPSGFQNTGNFCIKALTATGSGGIVPPANLQGEVIDGNSIYLTWDPGDRELLSYKVYRNDEMIAEVSNVPFPTTAYTDAELGNGSYTYYVVAVYDQGESDPSPSITVDLVLAAPQNLTANSQGNNIALLWQPPAQSREFIEYIVYRDGAELNTTTTTFYVDINVPAGTYEYYVTALYSGDHQSDPSNIAVVEHTDAAGNLIPVNTELREIYPNPFNPTTTISYSLKQKSLVSIDIYNQKGQKITTLLDEEQNAGLQQVIWNGKDSNNRIVSSGIYFARFNAKSESGYVSNVKKLVLMK; from the coding sequence CAGCCCAATATGATCTGCGAGATGTTAATGGCGAAAATTTTGTTCCTGATGTGCGCAATCAAGGACAATACGGAACTTGCTGGGCGTTCGGTGCTTTTGCTTCTATGGAAGGGAATCTATTGATGACCGGTGCCTGGACATCTGCAGGAGAAACCGGAGAACCAAATCTGGCAGAGCGTCATCTGGATTGGTGGAATGGATTCAATCAGCACAATAACGACGATATCGATCCGCCAACAGGCAGCGGTCTGGAAGTTCACATGGGAGGTGATTATCGAGTTACTACGGCTTATCTCTCTCGAGGAGAAGGCGCAATTCGAGAAATCGATGCACCTTATACCGGCAATGCTACAGCTCCCAACCGCTGGATGCCGGATTATCATTATTATTATCCACGCGATGTGGAATGGTTCAGGTTGGAAGATGATCTATCCAATATCGATGTTATAAAACAGATAATTATAGATTATGGAATTCTGGGAACCTGCATGTGTTATGATAACTCTTTTATCAGCAACTATAATCACTATCAACCGCCAACCAGCAATCTGGAGCCAAATCATGCCGTTTCAATTATCGGCTGGGACGATTCTCATGTAACACAAGCTCCACAGCCCGGAGCCTGGCTGGTGCGAAACAGCTGGGGAGCAAATTGGGGTAATGGAGGTTATTTCTGGATTTCGTATTACGATAAACACAGTTGCCGCAATATCGAAATGGGCGCAATTTCCTTCCAAAACGTGGAACCGATGTCTTACGATAAAATTTATTATCATGATTATCATGGCTGGCGCGATACACTTACAGTTGCAACTGAGGCTTTCAATGCATTTACTGCCGAAGATAATGAAACAATAAACTCAGTTAATTTTTTTACTGCTGTAGATAATGTAGATTTCACAGTGAAAATTTATGCTGATTTTGACGGTACAGTTCTCAGTAATGAACTTTCCAGTAAAAGCGGAAACTATGAACATGCCGGACTGCACACTGTAGATCTGGATACAGTTGTTCCACTAAATGCCGGAGATGATTTCTATGTTTATTTATCATTATCTCAAGGCGGTCATCCCTACGATAGAACTTCAGATGTTCCCGTTTTATTGGGAGCGGATTATCGCACGATCGTGGAATCTTCTGCCAATCCGGGAGAAAGCTATTACAAAAGTGGAAACGACTGGTTCGATTTCTATGATTATAATGATCCCTCAGGATTTCAAAATACGGGTAATTTCTGCATCAAAGCACTCACAGCAACAGGAAGCGGTGGTATTGTTCCTCCTGCCAATCTACAGGGCGAAGTCATTGATGGTAACAGCATTTATCTTACCTGGGATCCTGGAGATCGTGAACTTCTGAGTTATAAAGTTTACAGAAATGATGAGATGATTGCAGAAGTAAGTAATGTTCCGTTCCCGACTACAGCATATACAGATGCAGAACTGGGAAATGGTTCGTATACATATTATGTTGTTGCTGTTTACGATCAGGGTGAATCAGATCCATCTCCAAGTATTACTGTCGATCTGGTTCTTGCTGCTCCGCAAAATTTAACTGCGAATTCTCAGGGAAATAATATTGCTCTTTTATGGCAGCCGCCAGCACAAAGTAGAGAATTTATAGAATATATTGTTTATAGGGATGGAGCAGAGTTGAATACAACAACAACAACTTTTTATGTAGACATCAACGTACCTGCCGGTACCTATGAATATTACGTCACAGCGCTCTATTCCGGCGATCATCAATCGGATCCATCCAATATTGCAGTCGTGGAACACACGGATGCTGCTGGAAATCTAATACCAGTAAATACAGAACTTCGAGAAATCTATCCCAACCCATTTAATCCCACCACAACGATCAGTTACAGTTTGAAACAAAAAAGCCTTGTTTCTATCGATATTTACAATCAGAAAGGTCAAAAGATCACAACATTATTAGATGAAGAACAAAACGCTGGCTTGCAACAGGTAATTTGGAACGGGAAAGATTCTAATAATAGAATAGTTTCCAGTGGAATTTATTTTGCCAGATTCAATGCAAAATCTGAATCGGGTTATGTTTCAAACGTTAAGAAACTGGTTTTGATGAAATAG